A region from the Triticum aestivum cultivar Chinese Spring chromosome 3D, IWGSC CS RefSeq v2.1, whole genome shotgun sequence genome encodes:
- the LOC123080981 gene encoding protein FLX-like 3, translated as MAGRQRIGRQYFEEPRGFRDGPPPHLARERSISPRRFEGELSSRRGELRRIRDDNQHLVDEIVGLRQAMSRLKEDLHSSSQVIPKLRAEKELESRELTQRNLKLEAELRSLEPLRQDALQLRSEAGSLESLRQELNAKVQGLTKELEQQSSENQRIPAMIAERDDLRQELIRARAALDYEKNAKPELMAQVQAVEKDLVTMAQESEKLRAEIEKRRAPPPRVSGYGSYGPPPGMGVQGMYDSGYNTYTDRRYGTGAGPWDPPSYPRP; from the exons ATGGCAGGGAGACAGCGCATAGGTCGCCAGTACTTTGAGGAACCACGAGGATTTCGTGATGGCCCTCCTCCTCATCTTGCACGAGAAAGGTCTATCTCACCAAGGCGCTTCGAGGGAGAGCTGTCTAGCCGCCGTGGTGAGCTCCGCAGAATCCGTGATGACAACCAACATCTGGTGGATGAAATTGTTGGACTCAGGCAAGCAATGTCCCGTTTGAAAGAAGATCTCCATTCCTCAAGTCAGGTTATACCTAAGCTCCGTGCAGAGAAAGAACTTGAATCGAGGGAGCTGACTCAGAGGAATCTGAAGCTGGAAGCTGAGCTCCGCTCTTTAGAACCCCTTAGGCAGGATGCCCTTCAGCTACGATCTGAAGCAGGCTCGCTAGAGTCTTTGAGGCAAGAGCTCAACGCAAAGGTGCAGGGTCTGACAAAGGAGCTTGAGCAGCAGAGCTCTGAAAACCAGCGCATACCTGCCATGATAGCTGAACGTGATGATCTGCGGCAGGAACTAATTCGTGCTAG GGCGGCTCTTGATTACGAGAAGAATGCAAAGCCGGAGCTGATGGCACAGGTGCAGGCAGTGGAGAAGGATCTTGTGACTATGGCTCAGGAGTCTGAGAAGCTTAGGGCTGAAATTGAGAAGAGAAGGGCACCACCACCTA GGGTCAGCGGCTATGGATCTTACGGGCCACCTCCTGGGATGGGCGTGCAAGGCATGTACGACAGCGGCTATAATACCTACACAGACAGGCGCTACGGTACGGGTGCTGGACCATGGGACCCCCCTAGCTACCCGCGTCCTTGA